Proteins encoded together in one Mycobacterium sp. MS1601 window:
- a CDS encoding ABC transporter substrate-binding protein translates to MAALAVLTGAALSACGSSDDTTLLERVEGHQLRMAVFAGPPQAFQNPDGSWTGYDVDILMGFAETLNATPEFIALPFDATLEAVQSKRADVSMGIYWNEGRANAMDFSRPMGNFVDGVAVRGSDPLVGSASFEGLDGKKVGVIAGTIYVDQAEGIPGVEVVKFSGEPDLLGALKQGRVDAALNSSVAISTWAGSAANDVALLGPAPLQDPPAPELVRGYFAVAKGTYSQTFLEKLNVYLKDISCDGTLETIMARYDVTDSSFFDGICEASDVPGLAKP, encoded by the coding sequence ATGGCCGCACTGGCGGTTCTGACGGGCGCCGCCTTGAGCGCGTGCGGCTCCTCGGACGACACCACACTCTTGGAGCGTGTCGAGGGCCACCAGTTGCGGATGGCCGTGTTCGCGGGACCGCCCCAGGCATTCCAGAACCCCGACGGATCGTGGACCGGCTATGACGTCGACATCCTTATGGGATTCGCCGAAACGCTCAACGCAACACCCGAATTCATTGCTCTTCCCTTCGATGCGACGCTGGAGGCAGTGCAGTCGAAGAGGGCCGACGTTTCCATGGGAATCTACTGGAACGAAGGCAGGGCCAATGCGATGGACTTCAGTCGCCCGATGGGCAACTTCGTCGACGGTGTCGCAGTGCGAGGGTCTGATCCCCTTGTGGGGAGCGCATCCTTCGAGGGGCTGGACGGCAAGAAGGTCGGCGTGATCGCCGGCACCATCTACGTCGATCAAGCCGAGGGGATCCCCGGTGTCGAAGTGGTGAAGTTCAGCGGCGAGCCCGATCTGCTCGGAGCGCTCAAGCAGGGACGGGTGGACGCGGCATTGAACTCGAGCGTGGCGATTTCGACCTGGGCAGGTTCGGCTGCAAACGACGTTGCCTTGTTGGGTCCCGCACCGTTGCAGGATCCTCCGGCTCCTGAGTTGGTACGAGGTTACTTCGCCGTCGCAAAGGGCACGTATTCACAGACGTTCCTCGAGAAGCTCAACGTGTACCTCAAGGACATCTCATGTGACGGGACACTCGAAACGATCATGGCGCGCTACGACGTCACCGACTCCAGTTTCTTCGACGGAATCTGTGAAGCCTCAGATGTGCCCGGGCTGGCCAAACCCTGA
- a CDS encoding extracellular solute-binding protein — MNRTLTGAAALLTVALTVAACGGGSSEGGEDNALPTDLTIENLYDNLSGKSIQWTCAGCSGVDVQAKMDTTVAAFEEVTGATVTVQTDDCGTTKLAGMVQAQNVSSSLWIFCTPADYLMAIQQGLLQEIDPQLVPVDVLVDNTYTEFGFDATPYVEGLLFNADAFPDGQPTSTVDIFNTAEFPGKRCLLTNPQYNGAFEAASLHTGKRPDEVYPLDLDAILAELDQIRSETIFVSSGAEAVQNLLNGTCTMTMRAQGDAIAMAQQNPTFSVGYVKNGAMMSSSPIGIPKHAPNPQVAMALLRFMLTDDASMVDYIDRLAGMPAFLKTLPEVSPQAQPYVITEADLETVVPQDDGWWTENMESATQRWNAWLAQ, encoded by the coding sequence ATGAATCGCACACTCACGGGCGCTGCAGCGCTTCTCACCGTCGCGCTGACCGTCGCCGCGTGCGGCGGCGGTTCGAGCGAGGGAGGTGAAGACAACGCTCTTCCAACCGATCTCACCATCGAGAACCTCTACGACAATCTGAGCGGGAAATCCATCCAGTGGACCTGCGCCGGATGCAGCGGTGTCGACGTACAGGCCAAAATGGATACCACCGTCGCCGCCTTCGAGGAAGTCACCGGTGCAACGGTGACCGTACAGACCGATGACTGCGGCACCACCAAACTTGCCGGCATGGTGCAGGCCCAGAACGTCAGTTCCTCACTGTGGATCTTCTGTACACCCGCCGACTACCTGATGGCGATACAGCAGGGACTGCTGCAGGAGATCGACCCGCAGCTGGTCCCGGTCGACGTGTTGGTGGACAACACCTATACGGAGTTCGGTTTCGACGCTACGCCGTACGTCGAGGGGCTGCTGTTCAATGCCGATGCCTTCCCCGACGGACAGCCGACGTCGACCGTCGACATCTTCAACACCGCCGAGTTCCCAGGTAAGCGCTGCCTGCTGACGAACCCTCAGTACAACGGGGCCTTCGAGGCAGCCAGCCTGCACACCGGAAAGCGCCCCGACGAGGTGTATCCGCTGGACCTCGACGCCATCCTTGCCGAGCTGGACCAGATTCGAAGCGAAACCATCTTTGTGTCCAGCGGCGCCGAGGCAGTCCAGAACCTCCTCAACGGCACCTGCACCATGACGATGCGAGCTCAGGGTGACGCCATCGCCATGGCGCAGCAGAACCCGACATTCTCGGTGGGATACGTGAAGAATGGCGCCATGATGTCGTCGTCGCCGATCGGGATTCCCAAGCACGCACCGAATCCTCAAGTGGCTATGGCACTTCTGCGCTTCATGCTGACCGACGACGCCTCGATGGTCGACTACATCGATAGGTTGGCCGGTATGCCGGCATTCCTCAAGACACTGCCAGAGGTATCACCGCAGGCCCAACCGTACGTCATCACCGAAGCCGACCTTGAAACCGTCGTGCCCCAAGATGACGGCTGGTGGACCGAGAACATGGAGTCGGCCACTCAACGATGGAACGCATGGCTGGCGCA
- a CDS encoding amino acid ABC transporter permease, giving the protein MNGAETDVWFYAERMLHAVPTTLWLAAAGTALALVGGALVAVCRMHAPAPVRAVVIVYIELIRGTPQLIQIFILYFGLTQFGVYLSPEVAGVLWLAISGAAYAAEILRAGLTTVPHGQIEAAMALSLGLRQAFTKVVLPQALGTVLPPLTTFVILQIKSTTFLFLIGVEEVLFEARLGVNTINQPLAIYAIAGAIFIAINLAAEYGLRYVSRRIPGVAEASAR; this is encoded by the coding sequence GTGAACGGCGCCGAAACCGACGTCTGGTTCTACGCCGAACGGATGCTGCACGCCGTCCCGACCACATTGTGGCTGGCAGCGGCGGGCACTGCTCTTGCCCTCGTGGGCGGCGCACTGGTGGCGGTATGCAGGATGCACGCTCCAGCGCCTGTCCGAGCGGTTGTAATCGTCTACATCGAACTGATTCGCGGAACCCCACAGCTGATCCAGATCTTCATTCTGTACTTCGGTCTCACGCAGTTCGGCGTCTACCTCTCGCCCGAAGTCGCCGGAGTCCTGTGGCTTGCGATCTCAGGCGCTGCCTACGCGGCCGAAATTCTTCGAGCCGGGCTCACCACCGTCCCCCACGGCCAGATTGAAGCTGCGATGGCGCTGAGCCTCGGACTTCGCCAAGCCTTCACCAAAGTGGTTCTGCCCCAGGCGCTTGGAACGGTACTTCCGCCGTTGACCACCTTCGTCATCCTGCAGATCAAGTCGACGACATTCCTGTTCCTGATCGGGGTCGAAGAAGTTCTCTTCGAAGCGCGGCTGGGTGTGAACACGATCAACCAACCACTCGCCATCTACGCCATCGCCGGCGCCATCTTCATCGCCATCAATCTTGCCGCTGAGTACGGACTGCGCTATGTGAGCCGACGAATCCCGGGCGTGGCGGAGGCGTCGGCTCGATGA
- a CDS encoding amino acid ABC transporter permease: MTLLNQWGNYLGLFWDGLLVAGQLTACSVALAVALGAVLAVCKLSSHPALRVPASCYIVLVRATPLLLIILFAYFGLGEMGILLPAFWAGVVALGAFHGAIFAEIFRGGVQSVDRGQWEASDALGLSAFQRLKKIVLPQAFVPILLPSTNTVADVIKDTSLVFVLGVAELTSAAAEAAGDTYEPLEMYGLAALFYFALYLLISRVLARWELHVARRRN, encoded by the coding sequence ATGACACTGCTGAACCAGTGGGGGAACTACCTGGGGCTCTTCTGGGACGGGCTGCTCGTGGCGGGGCAGTTGACCGCCTGCAGTGTGGCATTGGCTGTGGCTTTGGGGGCGGTGCTGGCGGTCTGCAAGTTGAGCAGCCACCCCGCGCTGCGTGTGCCGGCGTCCTGCTACATCGTGCTGGTCCGGGCGACCCCATTGTTGCTGATAATCCTCTTCGCCTACTTCGGGCTGGGTGAGATGGGAATTCTGCTGCCCGCATTCTGGGCGGGAGTCGTTGCACTGGGCGCGTTTCATGGCGCGATCTTCGCCGAGATCTTCCGCGGGGGTGTGCAGAGCGTCGATCGTGGCCAATGGGAGGCCTCAGATGCATTGGGTCTGAGTGCCTTTCAACGTCTCAAGAAGATCGTTCTTCCCCAGGCCTTTGTGCCGATCCTGCTGCCTTCCACGAACACCGTCGCCGACGTCATCAAGGACACCTCGCTGGTGTTCGTCCTCGGGGTGGCTGAACTGACCTCGGCGGCCGCGGAAGCCGCGGGAGACACCTACGAGCCGCTCGAGATGTACGGGCTCGCCGCGCTCTTCTACTTTGCTTTGTACCTGTTGATTTCTCGTGTTCTGGCCCGATGGGAACTTCATGTCGCACGACGTCGCAATTGA
- a CDS encoding maleate cis-trans isomerase family protein, with product MLVTPDTGLDAEMWQWCPDRVVPFITRLQIPFAGTEDPLTIDKLFASRDTVQPAVRSLISCPNLPSIDPDIVVFNCTAASHREGLKGEAALRSSMLNAGARRALTASGAVIGALTALGAHKIAVGTPYKYGQNLLLQQFLAEAGFEVPPIPTTTIEPLDDATDDQIRAIAAQVYRRDASVMFISCISLRLRHLLSELSAEYGIPVIGSLQATMWAALAQIGERVEAPDHPLHSLPWPEQLPLLEPKNQTDSDEQETRR from the coding sequence ATGCTGGTGACGCCCGATACCGGCCTCGATGCCGAAATGTGGCAATGGTGTCCTGACCGCGTGGTGCCGTTCATCACCAGGCTTCAGATACCGTTCGCCGGTACCGAGGACCCCCTGACCATCGACAAGCTGTTCGCCAGCCGCGACACAGTCCAACCCGCAGTCCGATCCCTGATCAGCTGCCCTAATCTGCCCAGCATCGATCCAGACATCGTGGTGTTCAACTGCACGGCCGCAAGCCATCGCGAAGGTCTCAAAGGTGAAGCAGCCCTGCGTAGTTCGATGTTGAATGCTGGAGCCCGCCGGGCGCTCACGGCCAGCGGTGCGGTGATCGGCGCGCTCACCGCCCTCGGTGCGCACAAGATCGCGGTCGGCACACCGTACAAGTACGGACAGAACCTGCTGTTGCAGCAGTTCCTCGCCGAGGCGGGCTTCGAGGTCCCGCCGATCCCCACCACCACCATCGAACCGCTCGACGACGCCACTGACGATCAGATCAGAGCCATTGCAGCGCAGGTGTATCGCCGCGATGCCTCGGTGATGTTCATCAGCTGCATCTCACTTCGCTTGCGGCACCTACTTTCTGAGCTCAGTGCTGAATACGGCATCCCTGTCATAGGCTCACTCCAGGCGACCATGTGGGCAGCGCTTGCCCAGATCGGCGAACGAGTCGAGGCGCCGGATCACCCACTGCATTCGCTTCCCTGGCCAGAGCAACTCCCTTTGCTCGAGCCGAAAAACCAGACCGATTCGGACGAACAGGAAACACGGCGATGA
- a CDS encoding VOC family protein, producing the protein MGYFPDVEMYIIEMDIPNSTAMLEILEYRKVPRTPIDPATAHPGTAHFCIYVRDLDALYEKLIAQGATSVSPVQTADQGPYAGFKVVYMKDPDGIRVELCELPDHLKN; encoded by the coding sequence GTGGGCTACTTCCCGGACGTCGAGATGTACATCATCGAGATGGACATCCCCAATTCGACGGCCATGCTGGAGATCCTCGAGTACCGCAAGGTTCCCCGGACGCCCATCGATCCGGCGACCGCCCACCCGGGGACCGCGCACTTCTGCATTTACGTGCGGGACCTCGATGCCCTCTACGAGAAACTGATCGCCCAAGGCGCCACCTCGGTGTCTCCCGTGCAGACTGCGGACCAGGGACCGTACGCCGGCTTCAAAGTCGTGTACATGAAAGACCCGGACGGCATCCGGGTCGAACTCTGCGAGTTACCCGACCACCTCAAGAACTGA
- a CDS encoding (2Fe-2S)-binding protein yields MTPASRGGEVQLEIDGVVTHASSGQTIAALLISRGTVSWRVTPAGEPRGAFCGIGVCHDCVVTVNGDAGVKACLTPVRDGMQILTQRRTS; encoded by the coding sequence ATGACGCCAGCAAGCCGGGGCGGTGAGGTGCAACTCGAGATCGACGGGGTGGTCACACACGCGTCATCAGGCCAAACCATTGCGGCCCTGCTCATCTCACGAGGAACGGTCTCCTGGCGCGTGACACCGGCGGGTGAGCCGCGTGGTGCGTTCTGCGGTATCGGCGTGTGCCACGACTGCGTGGTGACCGTCAACGGTGACGCAGGCGTCAAGGCCTGCCTGACCCCCGTCCGCGACGGCATGCAGATCCTGACGCAACGGCGGACATCATGA
- a CDS encoding FAD/NAD(P)-dependent oxidoreductase, translating to MTPEDVDVAVIGAGPAGLAAARASASAGAGTVLLDANPRPGGQYYRQPGRTGVAPTRSQREGQALFEDAVEAGAEPRLGVSVWSATHRYGRVELDTHSAKGDRGRVRARCTVVAVGAHERFVPIPGWTLPGVFSAGGVQTFLKEQGIPVGSRVVLGGTGPLQLVVAAELARHGVDVPALFELARPVSHALRHPTAVLTGAWGQWARMSEGAHAAITLARTHCPVRVGWTITEVLGSTRVEGIRAAPVDSGDQPITARAIEIDCDAVALHHSLVPNTELLRLLGVELQLQPGTGHWVPRRTTDLETSADNVFAAGDGSGIGGLALSLVEGAIAGQSAAAKALAQPTRITRTMAVRLRREQRFQRLYAELFRIPDALVTALSTPETTVCRCEGVTAGDLDCAIAQGAATSYLAKAVTRAGMGPCQGRLCAPTVDARLRSSGAEPRPLSRAVRAPLTALPMRALTKDIQSDD from the coding sequence ATGACACCCGAAGATGTGGACGTTGCGGTGATCGGTGCAGGACCGGCCGGTCTCGCCGCCGCACGCGCGTCTGCGTCGGCCGGTGCGGGGACTGTTCTTCTCGACGCGAACCCTAGGCCCGGTGGACAGTACTACCGGCAGCCCGGACGCACCGGCGTGGCGCCGACGCGGTCACAGCGTGAGGGACAGGCCCTCTTCGAGGACGCCGTCGAGGCGGGCGCGGAGCCTCGGCTGGGAGTGTCCGTCTGGTCCGCCACGCACCGATACGGCCGGGTCGAACTGGACACCCATTCGGCGAAGGGTGATCGCGGCCGGGTACGCGCACGCTGCACCGTCGTCGCCGTCGGCGCCCACGAGCGGTTCGTCCCGATTCCGGGCTGGACCCTGCCCGGGGTGTTCTCCGCCGGAGGTGTGCAGACGTTCCTCAAAGAGCAGGGTATCCCGGTCGGCTCGCGCGTCGTCCTCGGTGGCACCGGCCCACTTCAACTTGTCGTCGCAGCCGAACTCGCTCGTCATGGAGTCGATGTGCCGGCGCTGTTCGAGCTCGCACGGCCGGTGTCGCACGCCCTGCGGCACCCGACCGCCGTCCTCACCGGAGCCTGGGGCCAGTGGGCCCGGATGTCCGAGGGTGCACACGCCGCAATCACGCTGGCCCGAACGCACTGCCCGGTCCGGGTCGGGTGGACGATCACCGAGGTACTCGGAAGCACCCGGGTCGAAGGGATCCGCGCCGCTCCTGTGGACAGCGGAGATCAGCCGATCACGGCGCGAGCGATCGAGATCGACTGTGATGCAGTGGCATTGCATCACAGTCTGGTGCCCAACACCGAGTTGCTGCGACTACTCGGCGTCGAACTGCAGCTCCAGCCGGGAACGGGTCACTGGGTGCCGCGCCGAACCACCGACCTCGAGACCTCCGCCGACAACGTCTTTGCCGCCGGCGACGGTTCCGGCATCGGAGGTCTGGCACTGTCGCTCGTTGAAGGTGCCATCGCAGGCCAGTCGGCGGCAGCCAAGGCACTGGCACAACCGACCCGAATAACCCGGACTATGGCCGTCCGCCTCCGGCGTGAGCAGCGATTCCAGCGCCTCTACGCCGAGCTGTTCCGGATCCCCGATGCGCTCGTCACCGCCCTCTCCACTCCAGAGACCACAGTCTGCCGCTGTGAAGGTGTCACCGCGGGCGACCTCGACTGCGCGATCGCCCAGGGCGCCGCGACGTCGTACCTGGCGAAGGCTGTCACCCGTGCCGGCATGGGTCCGTGTCAGGGGAGGCTGTGCGCCCCGACAGTGGACGCTCGCCTTCGTTCGTCCGGCGCCGAACCCCGTCCGCTGTCACGCGCCGTCCGCGCACCACTCACAGCGCTGCCCATGCGCGCCCTCACGAAAGACATCCAGTCCGATGACTGA
- a CDS encoding NAD(P)/FAD-dependent oxidoreductase: MTDAVVIGGGVVGSSVAMHLADAGLSVIVVERSGGPVEASTRNGGGVRAQCRNRPERLLAMRSQQLWRQLELDNGVDFEYRVSGNARLAYSDAALDKLRAEQLEEHADGLHTEIWTREQLNAQMPFLSPDVLGAKVCPSDGHANPILATWAVIAAAKRCGARYLTDTTAVAIGTVGGMVDSVVVHDSREGCTEIATPLVVHAAGAWSKDLASHVGIDLPLVPSRNAMMITESLPPMFDAFLSSHEKQVYLRQAQKGHVHIGGVFDIPGTFDQSVGVDEMEKLARAVELVPALKQARILRTWAGTLDYTPDHLPLVGPVVGLGGYVVAAGFSGHGFCLGPVVGEAVADLVLDRPPHVDLSALSPSRLEIAA; the protein is encoded by the coding sequence ATGACTGACGCCGTGGTAATCGGAGGTGGAGTGGTCGGCTCCAGCGTCGCGATGCACCTCGCCGACGCAGGCCTGTCGGTGATCGTCGTGGAGAGAAGCGGCGGCCCGGTGGAAGCCTCCACCCGCAACGGCGGCGGCGTGCGTGCACAATGCCGGAATCGGCCCGAACGGCTACTCGCCATGCGCAGTCAGCAGCTGTGGCGACAACTCGAACTCGACAACGGTGTCGACTTCGAGTACCGGGTCTCCGGGAATGCGCGGCTGGCCTATTCGGATGCTGCCCTGGACAAGTTGCGTGCCGAACAGCTCGAGGAGCACGCCGACGGCCTGCATACCGAGATCTGGACCCGCGAGCAGCTCAACGCCCAGATGCCGTTCCTGTCTCCGGATGTGTTGGGAGCCAAGGTGTGTCCGTCGGACGGGCACGCCAACCCGATTCTCGCGACGTGGGCCGTCATCGCGGCTGCCAAGCGCTGTGGCGCTCGATATCTGACCGACACCACCGCGGTGGCCATCGGCACCGTCGGCGGAATGGTGGATTCAGTGGTGGTCCACGACTCCCGTGAGGGGTGCACCGAGATCGCGACCCCACTGGTGGTCCACGCCGCCGGAGCATGGAGCAAAGACCTGGCCAGTCACGTGGGGATCGACCTGCCGCTGGTCCCCTCACGCAACGCGATGATGATCACCGAGTCCCTTCCGCCGATGTTCGATGCCTTCCTCTCCTCGCACGAGAAGCAGGTGTACCTGCGTCAAGCACAGAAAGGCCACGTACACATCGGCGGCGTCTTCGACATTCCGGGAACATTCGATCAGAGCGTCGGAGTCGACGAGATGGAAAAGCTCGCCCGCGCAGTCGAACTGGTCCCGGCGCTGAAGCAGGCCCGCATCCTGCGGACGTGGGCAGGTACCCTCGACTACACCCCGGATCACCTGCCTCTGGTCGGCCCGGTCGTTGGTCTGGGCGGGTACGTCGTGGCAGCCGGCTTCAGCGGACACGGATTCTGCCTCGGCCCCGTCGTCGGGGAAGCGGTCGCCGACCTGGTGCTGGATCGCCCACCCCACGTAGATCTGTCTGCACTGTCCCCGTCCCGGCTGGAGATCGCGGCATGA
- a CDS encoding VOC family protein → MMLDIASTVWTDRVAGTTLGPGRVLNINLTTNHNQKGKSKTMCGSPTGGIKQTSLDGSPFTLSFDHVGIQVRDAEVSARFYESFGFK, encoded by the coding sequence GTGATGCTCGATATCGCGTCAACCGTATGGACAGATCGGGTGGCAGGCACGACGCTTGGCCCTGGACGAGTTCTGAATATCAATCTGACAACCAATCACAACCAGAAGGGAAAATCAAAAACCATGTGCGGCTCCCCAACCGGAGGAATCAAGCAGACATCCCTGGATGGCTCTCCGTTCACGCTCAGCTTCGACCACGTCGGGATCCAGGTCCGGGACGCGGAAGTGTCGGCGAGGTTCTACGAGAGCTTCGGCTTCAAGTGA
- a CDS encoding amino acid ABC transporter ATP-binding protein: MSHDVAIDISAITKRFGDRTIFSEVSVEVHRSEVVAIIGPSGSGKSTLIRCINQVTPFEQGRIDVLGHALYGTEEPDQPKPSRKTLHAIRKDVGMVFQGFNLFPHLTVRENITLAPRKVLGMSAADADAKAAELLDTVGLSHRIDALPKNMSGGEQQRAAICRALAMGPKVMLFDEPTSALDPELVGDVLDVIKRLVTEGMTTVLVTHEIEFAREVADTIIVMADGRVAEMGSADQVLRQPKSERAQAFLRRVLRYHDPSGALPESPTGQWDDSK, from the coding sequence ATGTCGCACGACGTCGCAATTGACATCTCCGCCATTACCAAGCGGTTCGGTGACCGCACCATCTTCAGCGAGGTGTCGGTCGAGGTCCATCGCAGTGAGGTCGTGGCGATCATCGGCCCGAGCGGTTCCGGCAAGAGCACCCTGATCAGATGCATCAACCAGGTGACCCCCTTCGAACAAGGACGGATCGACGTTCTCGGCCATGCTCTGTACGGCACGGAGGAACCAGATCAACCGAAGCCGTCTCGTAAGACCCTCCACGCGATCCGTAAGGACGTCGGGATGGTGTTCCAGGGCTTCAACCTGTTTCCGCATCTGACCGTTCGTGAGAACATCACCTTGGCACCGCGCAAGGTTCTCGGTATGTCTGCCGCTGATGCCGACGCCAAAGCCGCTGAGCTGCTGGACACCGTCGGACTCTCGCACCGTATTGACGCTCTGCCCAAGAACATGTCTGGTGGTGAGCAACAGCGGGCGGCGATCTGTCGCGCGTTGGCGATGGGACCCAAGGTCATGCTGTTCGACGAACCGACGTCCGCGCTCGACCCCGAACTCGTCGGAGATGTCCTGGATGTGATCAAACGCCTCGTCACCGAGGGTATGACGACGGTACTCGTGACGCACGAGATCGAGTTCGCCAGAGAAGTGGCCGACACCATCATCGTCATGGCGGACGGCCGGGTTGCCGAGATGGGGTCCGCGGACCAGGTGTTGCGCCAACCGAAATCGGAGCGGGCGCAGGCCTTTCTGCGCCGTGTGCTTCGTTATCACGACCCGTCGGGCGCGCTCCCGGAGTCGCCGACCGGGCAGTGGGATGATTCGAAGTGA
- a CDS encoding LysR family transcriptional regulator, translating to MEIRQLEYLVAVAAAGSFTKAAASLDVAQSAVSHQVAKLEDELGVRLLDRQRPLIRPTDAGVLFVGRVTRVLAELSAAREEVLSLRGQTVGEVTFGATFPAASLDIPEILARFRSHRPAVRVSLREGTRVELLEMVKNDVADMAVVASELSDLPPGLEGVVVDRDDLVVAGRAGHRLEHHERIEIGELDAEPMVGFRRGAGLRAAVDAVLARLDVSPKVMTESNELPMLLGLVRHGHGLAVLPRAFLVEAPSEVWMRPLNPPITPAVVLTWRRGRRYPPAAEEFLRFLVAEAMR from the coding sequence ATGGAAATACGTCAGCTCGAATACCTCGTCGCTGTGGCGGCGGCCGGATCCTTCACCAAAGCCGCCGCCAGCCTCGACGTCGCCCAGTCCGCCGTCTCGCACCAGGTGGCCAAGCTGGAGGATGAGTTGGGCGTCCGCCTTCTGGATAGGCAACGCCCACTCATTCGTCCCACGGATGCCGGCGTGCTCTTTGTCGGGCGGGTCACCCGGGTGCTCGCCGAACTGTCCGCCGCTCGCGAGGAGGTGCTGAGCCTTCGCGGGCAGACGGTCGGCGAGGTGACCTTCGGGGCGACGTTTCCCGCGGCCTCGCTGGACATTCCCGAGATCCTGGCTCGATTCCGCTCTCATCGCCCTGCGGTGCGGGTGAGCCTGCGGGAGGGCACCAGGGTCGAGCTCCTCGAGATGGTCAAGAACGACGTCGCCGACATGGCGGTGGTGGCCTCCGAACTGAGTGATCTCCCACCCGGACTCGAGGGCGTCGTGGTCGACCGCGATGACCTGGTGGTTGCGGGTAGAGCCGGTCATCGCCTGGAGCACCATGAGCGCATCGAGATCGGTGAGCTGGACGCAGAACCCATGGTGGGGTTCCGGCGCGGCGCCGGACTGCGGGCTGCGGTGGATGCCGTACTGGCCCGCCTGGACGTCAGCCCGAAGGTGATGACCGAATCCAATGAGCTGCCGATGCTGCTCGGTCTCGTACGCCACGGTCATGGTCTGGCGGTGCTGCCTCGGGCGTTCCTTGTGGAAGCGCCGTCCGAGGTGTGGATGCGACCGTTGAACCCGCCCATCACGCCGGCGGTGGTGCTCACCTGGCGGCGAGGTCGGCGGTATCCGCCTGCGGCAGAGGAGTTCCTTCGCTTCCTCGTGGCCGAAGCTATGCGATAG
- a CDS encoding SDR family NAD(P)-dependent oxidoreductase, translated as MSTTTDAGTLQGKVALVTGGSRGIGAAIAKRLAREGAAVALTYSATPDGAAATVKDIEAAGGKARAIHADARDSAAVEAAVEETVATYGQLDILVNAAGVFLYKSVQETTLDDFDWAVDINVKGLFVATKAAVKHLREGGRIVNIGSINADYIPYVGGGLYAMTKAAVAGLTKALSRDLGPLGITVNNVQPGPTNTDMNPDEGDAGALTRSRTALGRFAHPDEIADFVVYVASPGASFITGASLSIDGGYTA; from the coding sequence ATGTCCACCACCACCGACGCCGGCACCCTGCAGGGGAAGGTCGCCCTGGTCACGGGCGGTTCCCGCGGTATCGGCGCCGCGATCGCGAAGCGACTGGCACGAGAAGGTGCGGCGGTCGCGCTCACGTACAGCGCGACCCCGGACGGCGCGGCGGCGACCGTCAAGGACATCGAAGCGGCGGGCGGCAAGGCCCGCGCGATCCACGCTGACGCGCGAGATTCCGCAGCCGTCGAGGCGGCCGTCGAAGAGACCGTGGCCACCTACGGCCAGCTCGACATCCTGGTCAACGCGGCCGGCGTCTTCCTGTACAAGTCGGTTCAGGAGACTACGCTCGACGACTTCGACTGGGCCGTCGACATCAACGTCAAAGGCCTGTTCGTCGCGACGAAGGCAGCCGTCAAGCACCTCAGAGAAGGTGGCCGCATCGTCAACATCGGCAGTATCAACGCCGACTACATTCCCTACGTCGGCGGTGGCCTGTATGCCATGACCAAGGCTGCAGTCGCAGGACTCACCAAGGCGCTGTCCCGCGACCTCGGTCCACTTGGAATCACGGTCAACAACGTCCAGCCCGGACCCACCAACACCGACATGAATCCTGACGAAGGCGACGCCGGGGCACTCACGCGATCACGCACGGCCCTCGGTCGGTTCGCACACCCGGATGAGATCGCCGATTTCGTTGTCTATGTAGCCAGCCCCGGCGCGAGCTTCATCACCGGCGCCAGCCTCTCGATCGACGGCGGCTATACCGCCTGA